A window of Vigna unguiculata cultivar IT97K-499-35 chromosome 4, ASM411807v1, whole genome shotgun sequence contains these coding sequences:
- the LOC114181808 gene encoding extra-large guanine nucleotide-binding protein 3-like isoform X2 yields MASESTEEDKSWEHVLRRMLPAGAPLPDEEHLDYSIAVEYEGPPVPYDVPKVDPLEIGATASAVAVPIRTASIVSDHNASASIPVAMPVHPRFSRFGRIRNGGFDRAPPPPPRSPVESRRSSSVSRSQSQFDSRSGEVVYRSDYSGEVNDEDGASSASEASEQQSPPNSAPVPRGGPGAGKRPTTVTFHTPRDSEDDGDDFPSPRSVATEPVGSPVGASPSRNTKRWICSRCGNSNRLKEKEACLVCDSRYCSNCVLKAMGSMPEGRKCVSCIGKPIDESKRPSLGKCSRMLSKVCSSLEINQIMKAEKECPANQLRPEQLIVNGRQLRQEELAEILGCPIPPQKLKPGRYWYDKDSGLWGKEGEKPDKIISSKLNIGGKLQTDASNGNTRVYMNGREITKIELRMLKLANVQCPRDTHFWVYEDGSYEEEGQNNIKGNIWGKASTRFICSLFSLPVPPANPPGVRDNSTNYSTRSVPEYLEQGRVQKLLLFGMEGSGTATLFKQAKFLYGNKFSSEELQNIKLMIQSNMYKYLSILLEGREQFEEEALAERESTSLEGEGSGQVQETAADGNKPCIYSINQRFKHFSDWLLDIMATGDLEAFFPAATREYAPMVDEIWRDPAVQETYKRREELHNLPDVAKYFLDRAIEISSNEYEPSDKDVLYAEGVTQSNGLAFMEFSFDDRSPMSEIYSENLNCPPPLTKYQLIRINSKGLRDGCKWLEMFEDVRAIIFCVALSDYDQMWPSSNGQLRNKLLASKDLFESLVKHPCFKDTPFVLLLNKYDAFEDKINKVPLSSCEWFGDFCPVRPHHNNHALAHQAYYYVAVKFKELYYSLTGQKLFVGQTRGRDRTSVDEAFKYIREIIKWDDEKDDDVYEINPEESFYSTEMSSSPFVRQE; encoded by the exons ATGGCGTCGGAATCTACTGAAGAGGACAAATCCTGGGAGCATGTCCTCCGCCGCATGCTCCCCGCCGGTGCGCCGCTCCCGGACGAGGAGCACCTGGACTACTCCATCGCTGTCGAGTACGAAGGTCCACCGGTTCCATACGACGTTCCCAAGGTCGATCCGCTCGAAATCGGCGCCACCGCGTCCGCCGTCGCCGTACCGATACGGACGGCTTCAATCGTCTCCGATCACAACGCGTCGGCCTCGATTCCGGTCGCCATGCCGGTGCATCCGCGGTTCTCGCGGTTCGGCCGAATCCGCAACGGCGGTTTCGACCGcgcgccgccgccgccgccgagAAGTCCGGTGGAGAGCCGGAGGTCGTCGTCAGTCTCCAGGTCTCAGTCGCAGTTCGATTCGCGCAGCGGCGAGGTGGTTTATCGATCCGATTATTCCGGCGAGGTGAACGACGAAGACGGAGCAAGCTCCGCCTCGGAGGCGTCTGAGCAGCAGTCTCCGCCGAATTCTGCTCCGGTGCCTCGAGGCGGGCCCGGAGCGGGCAAGCGTCCGACGACTGTGACGTTTCATACTCCGAGGGACTCCGAGGACGACGGAGACGATTTTCCGTCGCCGAGGTCGGTTGCGACGGAGCCGGTGGGATCGCCGGTGGGCGCGTCGCCGTCGCGGAATACGAAGCGGTGGATTTGTAGCAGATGTGGAAATAGTAACAGGTTGAAGGAGAAGGAAGCGTGTTTGGTGTGTGATTCAAGGTACTGTAGTAACTGTGTGCTGAAAGCGATGGGGTCTATGCCCGAGGGAAGAAAATGCGTGAGTTGCATTGGGAAGCCCATTGATGAATCGAAGAGGCCAAGTTTGGGGAAGTGTTCTAGAATGTTGTCGAAAGTGTGTAGTTCTTTGGAGATTAATCAGATTATGAAGGCTGAAAAGGAATGTCCTGCTAATCAGCTTCGGCCGGAGCAGCTTATTGTGAATGGCCGGCAGTTGAGGCAAGAGGAGTTGGCTGAGATTCTGGGCTGCCCCATCCCTCCTCAGAAGTTGAAGCCCGGGAGGTATTGGTATGATAAGGACTCTGGACTTTGGGGCAAG GAAGGAGAGAAGCCTGATAAGATAATAAGTTCGAAGCTTAATATTGGAGGCAAGCTTCAGACGGATGCGAGCAATGGGAATACCAGAGTCTACATGAATGGCCGTGAAATAACAAAGATTGAGCTTAGAATGTTGAAG TTAGCAAATGTTCAATGTCCACGAGATACCCATTTCTGGGTTTATGAAGATGGATCTTATGAAGAAGAAGGGCAAAATAATATTAAGGGGAACATATGGGGAAAG GCGTCCACTCGTTTCATTTGTTCATTATTCTCATTGCCTGTACCTCCCGCTAATCCTCCTGGGGTCAGGGATAATTCAACTAACTATTCAACAAGATCTGTGCCTGAATATTTGGAGCAAGGCAGAGTTCAGAAACTTTTGTTGTTTGGCATGGAAGGGTCTGGAACAGCCACGTTATTCAAACAG GCCAAGTTTCTATATGGAAACAAGTTTTCTTCAGAAGAATTACAAAATATCAAGCTTATGATTCAAAGCAACATGTACAAGTATCTTAGCATTCTACTTGAAGGACGAGAGCAGTTTGAAGAGGAAGCTCTGGCAGAGCGAGAATCTACTTCATTAGAAGGTGAAGGATCTGGACAAGTACAAG AAACAGCAGCTGATGGAAACAAGCCTTGTATTTATTCAATCAATCAAAGATTCAAGCACTTTTCTGACTGGTTACTGGATATTATGGCAACGGGAGATTTGGAGGCCTTCTTCCCTGCTGCAACACGTGAGTATGCTCCTATGGTAGATGAGATCTGGAGAGATCCTGCTGTTCAGGAAACATACAAGAGGAGAGAGGAATTGCATAATCTTCCTGATGTTGCTAAATATTTCTTGGATCGG GCAATAGAAATTTCGAGCAATGAGTATGAACCTTCTGATAAGGATGTATTATATGCGGAAGGAGTCACACAGAGCAACGGTCtcgcattcatggagttctcaTTTGATGATAGGAGTCCAATGTCTGAGATATACAGTGAAAACCTCAATTGCCCTCCTCCCTTAACCAA ATATCAACTGATTCGCATAAATTCAAAGGGACTGCGTGATGGTTGCAAATGGTTGGAAATGTTCGAAGATGTGAGGGCAATCATATTTTGCGTTGCCCTGAGTGACTACGACCAGATGTGGCCCAGTAGCAACGGTCAGCTTCGAAACAAACTACTGGCAAGCAAAGATCTTTTCGAGAGTCTGGTGAAGCATCCTTGTTTTAAAGATACCCCATTTGTGCTTCTCCTAAATAAATATGATGCCTTTGAAGACAAGATAAATAAAGTTCCTCTATCAAGTTGTGAGTGGTTTGGGGACTTTTGCCCCGTGAGACCTCATCACAACAATCATGCCCTAGCCCACCAAGCATACTACTATGTGGCTGTGAAGTTCAAAGAGCTTTATTATTCCCTAACTGGGCAGAAGTTGTTTGTGGGGCAAACTCGTGGTCGGGACCGCACCTCGGTCGATGAGGCATTCAAATACATAAGGGAAATCATCAAATGGGACGATGAGAAAGACGATGATGTATATGAAATCAACCCAGAAGAGTCTTTTTACAGTACAGAAATGAGTTCTTCACCCTTCGTCAGACAGGAGTGA
- the LOC114181131 gene encoding RNA polymerase II subunit A C-terminal domain phosphatase SSU72 has translation MKFRYAMVCSSNQNRSMEAHSLLKKQGFDVSSYGTGAHVKLPGPSLREPNVYEFGTPYKYMFDDLRKKDSELYKRNGILTMLKRNASVKLAPQRWQENAVDGVFDVVLTFEEKVFDMVIEDLHNRDQVLLKAVLVINLEVKDNHDEAAVGAKHTLDLCQEIEKAESWEESIDEIITGFENKHRRKLLYSVSFY, from the exons ATGAAGTTTCGTTACGCGATGGTGTGTTCTTCGAACCAGAACAGGAGCATGGAGGCTCATTCCCTGCTCAAGAAGCAGGGCTTCGACGTGTCTTCTTACGGCACTGGTGCCCACGTGAAGCTCCCGGGTCCCTCGCTCCGGGAGCCCAATGTCTACGAATTCGGAACCCCCTACAAGTATATGTTCGATGACCTACGCAAAAAAGACTCTGAACT CTATAAACGAAATGGAATCTTGACAATGCTTAAAAGAAATGCATCAGTGAAGTTGGCACCTCAACGGTGGCAAGAAAATGCTGTTGATGGCGTCTTTGACGTGGTTTTGACATTTGAAGAAAAAGTGTTTGATATGGTTATTGAAG ATCTTCATAACAGAGATCAAGTTTTATTGAAAGCTGTGCTGGTAATCAACTTGGAGGTAAAAGATAACCACGACGAAGCAGCTGTGGGAGCTAAGCATACTTTGGATCTATGTCAGGAG ATTGAAAAAGCTGAATCATGGGAGGAATCAATAGATGAAATTATTACTGGTTTTGAGAATAAGCATCGGAGGAAGCTTTTGTACAGTGTCTCCTTTTACTAA
- the LOC114180957 gene encoding uncharacterized protein LOC114180957: MALQWLILTYVVAAEAAVAIVLTLPTPKLLRNRLASLVSLILQPALFIVPFAGFHLLDIYWKNEHRLMCTSEVCTAAERDRYEKSIYKAQRNVILCITSILLYWSISRICKYQKDVESMEEVEKRYKSQ; the protein is encoded by the exons ATGGCGTTGCAGTGGTTGATACTCACATACGTGGTCGCGGCTGAGGCTGCGGTGGCCATTGTGCTAACGCTTCCGACACCCAAACTTCTCAGGAACCGTTTGGCTTCTCTCGTTTCCCTCATTCTTCAACCCGCGCTTTTCATCGTCCCCTTTGCGGGGTTCCACCTCCTAG ATATATACTGGAAGAATGAGCATCGGTTGATGTGTACCTCTGAAGTTTGCACTGCTGCGGAGAGGGATCGATATGAGAAATCT ATATACAAAGCTCAGAGGAATGTAATCCTGTGCATCACATCAATTCTTCTTTACTg GTCTATCAGCCGTATTTGCAAGTATCAGAAGGATGTGGAGAGTATGGAGGAAGTGGAGAAGAGATACAAGTCCCAGTAG
- the LOC114181064 gene encoding U-box domain-containing protein 21-like, protein MVLGWRRRKGNSKHKKGGKPMMELVVPNSFRCPISLDMMKDPVTLSTGITYDRENVERWFEEGNITCPVTNQVVRNFDMIPNHSLRIMIQDWCVENRQHGVERIPTPRIPISPIEVAELLMQVKNSARRLDQYGCVELVQKMRKWGGESERNKRCIVENGAPVALASSFDAFANDSVERNVVVLEEILSALNWMFPLQLEAHKCLGSLASLRCMVWFLKHQDLSGKEKSIVALSELLSFGDVQHVEALSQIEGVNELLVEFINKKISPTITKASLRVVWYLVSSSSSSSNSSEKMKFSFVELGLVSSLLEILIDSDKSRYEKALAILDSLFTSEEGRNIACGNDLTVPLLVKKILRVSPLSTDYSVSALWKLCKFGEKDEGRSIVEALQVGAFQKLLLVLQVGCGEETKEKATELLKLMNPYRAELECIDSDYKNVKRSF, encoded by the coding sequence ATGGTGTTGGGATGGAGAAGGAGGAAGGGAAACAGCAAGCACAAAAAAGGTGGGAAACCGATGATGGAGTTGGTGGTTCCGAACTCCTTCAGGTGTCCAATTTCTCTCGACATGATGAAGGATCCTGTGACGCTGTCGACTGGGATAACCTACGACAGGGAGAATGTGGAGAGGTGGTTCGAAGAAGGGAACATCACATGTCCAGTTACCAACCAGGTTGTGAGAAACTTCGACATGATTCCAAACCATTCTCTCAGGATAATGATCCAAGATTGGTGTGTGGAGAATAGGCAACACGGGGTGGAGAGGATTCCAACACCAAGAATACCAATCAGCCCAATTGAGGTTGCTGAGCTTCTGATGCAGGTGAAGAACTCAGCAAGGCGTTTGGACCAATATGGCTGTGTTGAATTGGTGCAGAAAATGAGGAAATGGGGTGGGGAGAGTGAGAGGAACAAGAGGTGCATAGTGGAGAATGGGGCACCTGTGGCATTGGCTTCATCGTTTGATGCATTTGCCAATGACTCAGTGGAGAGAAACGTGGTGGTTCTTGAGGAGATTTTGTCAGCACTGAATTGGATGTTTCCACTTCAACTTGAGGCACACAAGTGCCTGGGATCTCTGGCTTCTCTGAGGTGCATGGTTTGGTTCTTGAAGCACCAAGATCTCTCAGGGAAAGAGAAATCCATTGTGGCATTATCAGAGCTTCTTTCCTTTGGTGATGTGCAGCATGTTGAGGCCTTGTCACAGATTGAAGGGGTGAATGAACTCTTGGTGGAGTTCATCAACAAGAAAATTAGTCCAACCATCACAAAGGCCTCATTGAGGGTGGTTTGGTACTTggtctcatcatcatcatcatcttcaaatTCCAGTgagaaaatgaaattttcatTTGTTGAACTGGGTTTGGTTTCTTCTTTGCTTGAGATTCTCATTGACTCAGACAAGAGCAGGTATGAGAAGGCTTTGGCCATTTTGGATTCTCTATTTACCTCTGAAGAAGGAAGAAACATAGCATGTGGGAATGATCTAACAGTTCCTCTTCTGGTGAAGAAAATTCTGAGAGTTTCACCTTTGAGCACAGACTATTCTGTCTCTGCCCTTTGGAAATTGTGCAAGTTTGGAGAAAAAGATGAAGGAAGAAGCATTGTTGAGGCCCTTCAAGTTGGTGCCTTTCAGAAGCTCTTGCTGGTGTTGCAGGTTGGTTGTGGTGAAGAAACCAAGGAGAAAGCCACAGAACTTCTCAAGTTGATGAACCCTTACAGGGCTGAATTGGAATGCATAGACTCAGATTACAAGAATGTTAAGAGATCATTTTAA
- the LOC114182387 gene encoding UV-B-induced protein At3g17800, chloroplastic-like — MEAAATATVLTPPSAPPRPSVFLRRPSALAFPSNLAFSTKLSTSVSVSISKQCHGRLRVGRKKGFVVRAASSIPESSEPSSNVAPLKLESPIGQFLSQILISHPHLVPAAVERQLEQFQTDLDGDNQKREPSASGTELVLYRRIAEVKAKERKKALEEILYALVVQKFMDANISLIPSLTPNQSGRVDSWPSEDGKLEELHSPEAYEMIQNHLAIILGNRLEDSTSVAQISKIRVGQVYAASIMYGYFLNRVVQRFQLEKTMKILPNMAEENSIQQTVIDDSRVSNGKGPSHVTSHPEISTLPGGGISSGGFSNGSKVSRLRTYVMSFDSETLQRYATIRSKESVSIIEKHTEALFGRPEIVVTPEGVIDSSKDENIKISFGSLRRLVLEAVTFGSFLWDVESYVDARYHFVLN; from the exons ATGGAAGCGGCTGCGACTGCAACTGTCCTCACACCACCGTCCGCTCCACCTCGGCCTTCGGTTTTCCTCCGACGACCTTCCGCACTCGCCTTCCCTTCGAATCTTGCCTTCTCCACTAAG TTGAGCACTTCTGTATCTGTTTCCATCTCCAAGCAATGTCACGGGAGACTTAGAGTTGGACGTAAAAAGGGTTTTGTAGTTAGAGCTGCATCATCGATTCCAGAGTCATCTGAACCAAGTTCCAATGTTGCTCCACTTAAACTGGAGTCTCCAATCGGCCAGTTTCTCTCTCAGATTTTAATTAGTCATCCACATCTTGTGCCTGCTGCAGTAGAGCGGCAACTTGAGCAATTCCAAACTGATCTTGATGGTGATAATCAAAAGAGAGAGCCTTCAGCTTCGGGCACTGAATTAGTTCTGTACAG GAGAATTGCTGAGGTTAAGGctaaagaaaggaaaaaggcTTTAGAAGAGATATTGTATGCATTGGTGGTGCAAAAGTTTATGGATGCCAACATTTCTCTGATTCCCTCCTTAACCCCAAACCAATCTGGTCGGGTTGATTCATGGCCAAGTGAAGATGGAAAATTGGAGGAGCTTCATTCACCTGAAGCCTACGAGATGATCCAAAACCACTTGGCTATCATTTTGGGCAACCGTTTAGAGGATTCAACATCTGTCGCTCAGATCAGCAAAATCAGAGTAGGACAGGTCTATGCAGCTTCAATAATGTATGGATACTTTCTTAATCGGGTTGTCCAAAGGTTCCAGCTGGAGAAGACAATGAAGATTCTTCCTAATATGGCGGAGGAAAATAGCATTCAACAAACTGTTATAGACGATTCCAGAGTCAGCAATGGAAAGGGCCCTTCTCATGTCACGTCTCATCCTGAAATTTCTACTTTGCCTGGTGGTGGCATCAGCTCAGGGGGATTTAGTAACGGTTCAAAAGTCTCCAGGTTGCGTACCTATGTGATGTCCTTTGATAGTGAGACATTACAGAGATACGCAACAATAAGATCTAAAGAGTCTGTCAGCATCATTGAGAAGCACACTGAAGCACTGTTTGGAAGACCTGAAATTGTTGTTACACCAGAAGGGGTAATCGATTCTTCGAAGGATGAGAACATCAAAATTAGCTTTGGTAGCTTGAGGAGACTCGTTCTAGAAGCTGTTACTTTCGGTTCTTTTCTGTGGGATGTTGAGAGCTACGTTGACGCTAGGTATCATTTTGTCCTGAACTGA
- the LOC114181808 gene encoding extra-large guanine nucleotide-binding protein 3-like isoform X1: protein MASESTEEDKSWEHVLRRMLPAGAPLPDEEHLDYSIAVEYEGPPVPYDVPKVDPLEIGATASAVAVPIRTASIVSDHNASASIPVAMPVHPRFSRFGRIRNGGFDRAPPPPPRSPVESRRSSSVSRSQSQFDSRSGEVVYRSDYSGEVNDEDGASSASEASEQQSPPNSAPVPRGGPGAGKRPTTVTFHTPRDSEDDGDDFPSPRSVATEPVGSPVGASPSRNTKRWICSRCGNSNRLKEKEACLVCDSRYCSNCVLKAMGSMPEGRKCVSCIGKPIDESKRPSLGKCSRMLSKVCSSLEINQIMKAEKECPANQLRPEQLIVNGRQLRQEELAEILGCPIPPQKLKPGRYWYDKDSGLWGKEGEKPDKIISSKLNIGGKLQTDASNGNTRVYMNGREITKIELRMLKLANVQCPRDTHFWVYEDGSYEEEGQNNIKGNIWGKASTRFICSLFSLPVPPANPPGVRDNSTNYSTRSVPEYLEQGRVQKLLLFGMEGSGTATLFKQAKFLYGNKFSSEELQNIKLMIQSNMYKYLSILLEGREQFEEEALAERESTSLEGEGSGQVQAETAADGNKPCIYSINQRFKHFSDWLLDIMATGDLEAFFPAATREYAPMVDEIWRDPAVQETYKRREELHNLPDVAKYFLDRAIEISSNEYEPSDKDVLYAEGVTQSNGLAFMEFSFDDRSPMSEIYSENLNCPPPLTKYQLIRINSKGLRDGCKWLEMFEDVRAIIFCVALSDYDQMWPSSNGQLRNKLLASKDLFESLVKHPCFKDTPFVLLLNKYDAFEDKINKVPLSSCEWFGDFCPVRPHHNNHALAHQAYYYVAVKFKELYYSLTGQKLFVGQTRGRDRTSVDEAFKYIREIIKWDDEKDDDVYEINPEESFYSTEMSSSPFVRQE, encoded by the exons ATGGCGTCGGAATCTACTGAAGAGGACAAATCCTGGGAGCATGTCCTCCGCCGCATGCTCCCCGCCGGTGCGCCGCTCCCGGACGAGGAGCACCTGGACTACTCCATCGCTGTCGAGTACGAAGGTCCACCGGTTCCATACGACGTTCCCAAGGTCGATCCGCTCGAAATCGGCGCCACCGCGTCCGCCGTCGCCGTACCGATACGGACGGCTTCAATCGTCTCCGATCACAACGCGTCGGCCTCGATTCCGGTCGCCATGCCGGTGCATCCGCGGTTCTCGCGGTTCGGCCGAATCCGCAACGGCGGTTTCGACCGcgcgccgccgccgccgccgagAAGTCCGGTGGAGAGCCGGAGGTCGTCGTCAGTCTCCAGGTCTCAGTCGCAGTTCGATTCGCGCAGCGGCGAGGTGGTTTATCGATCCGATTATTCCGGCGAGGTGAACGACGAAGACGGAGCAAGCTCCGCCTCGGAGGCGTCTGAGCAGCAGTCTCCGCCGAATTCTGCTCCGGTGCCTCGAGGCGGGCCCGGAGCGGGCAAGCGTCCGACGACTGTGACGTTTCATACTCCGAGGGACTCCGAGGACGACGGAGACGATTTTCCGTCGCCGAGGTCGGTTGCGACGGAGCCGGTGGGATCGCCGGTGGGCGCGTCGCCGTCGCGGAATACGAAGCGGTGGATTTGTAGCAGATGTGGAAATAGTAACAGGTTGAAGGAGAAGGAAGCGTGTTTGGTGTGTGATTCAAGGTACTGTAGTAACTGTGTGCTGAAAGCGATGGGGTCTATGCCCGAGGGAAGAAAATGCGTGAGTTGCATTGGGAAGCCCATTGATGAATCGAAGAGGCCAAGTTTGGGGAAGTGTTCTAGAATGTTGTCGAAAGTGTGTAGTTCTTTGGAGATTAATCAGATTATGAAGGCTGAAAAGGAATGTCCTGCTAATCAGCTTCGGCCGGAGCAGCTTATTGTGAATGGCCGGCAGTTGAGGCAAGAGGAGTTGGCTGAGATTCTGGGCTGCCCCATCCCTCCTCAGAAGTTGAAGCCCGGGAGGTATTGGTATGATAAGGACTCTGGACTTTGGGGCAAG GAAGGAGAGAAGCCTGATAAGATAATAAGTTCGAAGCTTAATATTGGAGGCAAGCTTCAGACGGATGCGAGCAATGGGAATACCAGAGTCTACATGAATGGCCGTGAAATAACAAAGATTGAGCTTAGAATGTTGAAG TTAGCAAATGTTCAATGTCCACGAGATACCCATTTCTGGGTTTATGAAGATGGATCTTATGAAGAAGAAGGGCAAAATAATATTAAGGGGAACATATGGGGAAAG GCGTCCACTCGTTTCATTTGTTCATTATTCTCATTGCCTGTACCTCCCGCTAATCCTCCTGGGGTCAGGGATAATTCAACTAACTATTCAACAAGATCTGTGCCTGAATATTTGGAGCAAGGCAGAGTTCAGAAACTTTTGTTGTTTGGCATGGAAGGGTCTGGAACAGCCACGTTATTCAAACAG GCCAAGTTTCTATATGGAAACAAGTTTTCTTCAGAAGAATTACAAAATATCAAGCTTATGATTCAAAGCAACATGTACAAGTATCTTAGCATTCTACTTGAAGGACGAGAGCAGTTTGAAGAGGAAGCTCTGGCAGAGCGAGAATCTACTTCATTAGAAGGTGAAGGATCTGGACAAGTACAAG CAGAAACAGCAGCTGATGGAAACAAGCCTTGTATTTATTCAATCAATCAAAGATTCAAGCACTTTTCTGACTGGTTACTGGATATTATGGCAACGGGAGATTTGGAGGCCTTCTTCCCTGCTGCAACACGTGAGTATGCTCCTATGGTAGATGAGATCTGGAGAGATCCTGCTGTTCAGGAAACATACAAGAGGAGAGAGGAATTGCATAATCTTCCTGATGTTGCTAAATATTTCTTGGATCGG GCAATAGAAATTTCGAGCAATGAGTATGAACCTTCTGATAAGGATGTATTATATGCGGAAGGAGTCACACAGAGCAACGGTCtcgcattcatggagttctcaTTTGATGATAGGAGTCCAATGTCTGAGATATACAGTGAAAACCTCAATTGCCCTCCTCCCTTAACCAA ATATCAACTGATTCGCATAAATTCAAAGGGACTGCGTGATGGTTGCAAATGGTTGGAAATGTTCGAAGATGTGAGGGCAATCATATTTTGCGTTGCCCTGAGTGACTACGACCAGATGTGGCCCAGTAGCAACGGTCAGCTTCGAAACAAACTACTGGCAAGCAAAGATCTTTTCGAGAGTCTGGTGAAGCATCCTTGTTTTAAAGATACCCCATTTGTGCTTCTCCTAAATAAATATGATGCCTTTGAAGACAAGATAAATAAAGTTCCTCTATCAAGTTGTGAGTGGTTTGGGGACTTTTGCCCCGTGAGACCTCATCACAACAATCATGCCCTAGCCCACCAAGCATACTACTATGTGGCTGTGAAGTTCAAAGAGCTTTATTATTCCCTAACTGGGCAGAAGTTGTTTGTGGGGCAAACTCGTGGTCGGGACCGCACCTCGGTCGATGAGGCATTCAAATACATAAGGGAAATCATCAAATGGGACGATGAGAAAGACGATGATGTATATGAAATCAACCCAGAAGAGTCTTTTTACAGTACAGAAATGAGTTCTTCACCCTTCGTCAGACAGGAGTGA